From Nematostella vectensis chromosome 14, jaNemVect1.1, whole genome shotgun sequence, a single genomic window includes:
- the LOC125559882 gene encoding transcription initiation factor IIB-like, translating to MEERTVERTVEDRSPPPYNIPGGPVPEINVPTLMPEFALFDRALTEYETSRASLGDGDSSNTLCNHDDLVTEDGVTSCLECGEQMQRVIAHEREWGFYGHSDGKRSSDPSRVQVRRSEDRNIDKDVEDMGFSGVIVAKANEIYTQVTKGQIFRGDPRKAIVFACIYYAYKMSGKCQTPKTLMETFGLSRKSCLKGLKIFSINAPKDYLLHGTSPTVVDHIRDVMDRFSASPAQKGEVVQLYYRSKNRSSELNRARPQSFAVALTYYWVRLKGVDITLKKLSERTGVSELTISRKAREVATVLGTPGVV from the coding sequence ATGGAGGAACGAACAGTTGAACGCACGGTTGAAGAtcggtcaccaccaccatataaTATCCCCGGCGGACCGGTGCCTGAGATTAACGTCCCCACCCTCATGCCGGAATTTGCACTGTTTGACCGAGCCCTCACCGAATACGAGACTAGTAGAGCCTCCTTGGGAGACGGGGATAGTAGTAACACCCTTTGCAATCATGACGACCTAGTCACAGAAGACGGGGTCACTAGTTGCTTAGAGTGCGGGGAACAGATGCAGCGCGTGATCGCGCACGAAAGGGAATGGGGTTTTTACGGACATTCCGACGGCAAACGGTCTTCGGATCCAAGTCGGGTCCAGGTACGTAGGTCTGAGGATAGAAATATTGACAAGGATGTGGAGGACATGGGTTTTAGCGGGGTAATTGTAGCCAAAGCTAACGAGATATACACTCAGGTGACGAAAGGCCAGATTTTTCGCGGCGACCCACGGAAGGCGATCGTCTTTGCGTGTATCTACTACGCCTACAAGATGTCCGGTAAGTGTCAGACACCGAAAACCTTGATGGAGACTTTTGGATTGAGCAGGAAGAGTTGCCTTAAGGGTCTAAAAATCTTTAGTATTAACGCGCCTAAAGATTACTTACTACACGGAACGTCTCCCACCGTCGTGGACCACATTCGcgatgtgatggatagattcTCGGCGTCCCCCGCACAGAAGGGAGAGGTGGTCCAACTCTACTACAGATCTAAGAATCGCTCGTCTGAGTTGAATCGCGCTCGCCCACAATCCTTTGCGGTCGCTTTAACCTATTACTGGGTACGGCTAAAGGGGGTCGATATTACACTTAAAAAATTATCCGAGAGAACGGGCGTCTCCGAGTTAACCATCAGTAGGAAAGCGAGAGAAGTGGCCACAGTCCTGGGTACGCCTGGTGTGGTATGA
- the LOC5512807 gene encoding chymotrypsin-like elastase family member 2A: MRVCLASGGFLSFLVLIQQAQGVPKYRSVGCYRDTQEGRQRPLPRLLADLRPYIEWPDISKTIDKCAALAQTEGYRFFGVQFFGECWSGTNSIDDVTRDGKSNACFQGVGEAFANFVYELPVKAPTPTCGIKPMSRIIGGTTAAPHDWPWQAQILIHVDKSWNHRCGGTLIDTEWVVTAAHCVFQNIEPSNYKIKLGAHDRESSEGALTIPVTAIHMHTRFMTDGSYGYDIAIMKLANPAPIGHTISPACLPGLYDQVTSGTMCYVTGWGMTEYGNAGARLLQQARIPVVSSEECERVNNKHRKVDKVTMLCAGNGGNSSISGCHGDSGGPFVCMGGDGRWVLRGAVSWGDNECKGSTYSVFTRISSFVDWIKCKMTSEPLQRPTECKDAHFYCKEWKTMGWCKYDYFAHMLKGYYCRKTCGACKPASLNNHWPGAHFEG, from the exons ATGCGTGTGTGTTTGGCGAGTGGAGGCTTTCTTAGCTTCTTAGTTCTTATACAACAAGCTcaag GTGTACCCAAATATAGAAGTGTCGGTTGCTATAGAGACACACAGGAGGGACGTCAGCGACCGCTTCCGAGACTCCTCGCCGACCTCCGACCATATATCGAATGGCCCGACATCAGTAAAACCATCGACAAGTGTGCAGCGTTAGCCCAGACGGAAGGATATCGATTCTTCGGGGTCCAGTTTTTCGGGGAGTGCTGGTCCGGCACGAATtccattgatgacgtcacgcgAGATGGGAAGTCAAACGCGTGCTTTCAGGGTGTGGGGGAGGCGTTTGCTAATTTTGTATACGAGCTTCCTGTGAAAG CCCCCACTCCAACGTGCGGCATCAAGCCAATGTCACGTATCATCGGCGGAACGACTGCTGCCCCGCACGATTGGCCATGGCAGGCGCAGATCTTGATTCATGTTGACAAGTCCTGGAACCACCGCTGTGGAGGCACTTTGATCGACACAGAATGGGTGGTAACCGCTGCTCACtgtgtttttcaaaatattgagcCTTCGAATTATAAGATCAAGCTTG GTGCGCATGACCGTGAGTCTAGCGAAGGTGCGCTGACCATACCAGTGACAGCGATCCACATGCACACTCGCTTTATGACGGATGGTAGCTATGGTTACGACATAGCGATCATGAAGCTCGCAAATCCAGCCCCGATTGGCCACACCATTAGCCCAGCCTGCCTTCCTGGCCTATATGACCAGGTCACCTCCGGGACCatgtgctacgtcacag GTTGGGGCATGACCGAATATGGCAATGCAGGTGCAAGGCTACTGCAGCAAGCCaggatccctgtggtttccAGCGAAGAATGCGAGAGGGTGAACAACAAACACCGAAAG GTTGACAAGGTGACAATGCTCTGCGCCGGTAACGGTGGCAACAGTTCTATCAGCGGTTGTCATGGGGACAGTGGTGGTCCATTCGTGTGCATGGGAGGGGATGGTCGCTGGGTCCTGCGTGGCGCGGTGAGCTGGGGCGACAATGAGTGTAAAGGAAGCACGTATTCTGTATTCACAAGAATCAGCTCGTTTGTTGATTGGATCAAATGCAAGATGACGTCAGAGCCTCTTCAAAGAC CTACTGAGTGCAAAGACGCGCATTTCTACTGCAAAGAGTGGAAGACGATGGGCTGGTGCAAGTATGACTACTTCGCCCACATGCTGAAAGGGTACTACTGCAGGAAGACTTGTGGTGCATGCAAGCCTGCAAGCCTTAACAACCATTGGCCTGGCGCCCACTTCGAG ggttaG
- the LOC116618514 gene encoding uncharacterized protein LOC116618514 yields the protein MYFLALFLRIAAAQANVAPIQEPIDGGLYEVVTSSRSARLNCGHIQLPFGCRISDDCSAKTCKIGLMGLTFVFSVKINKCASPLTVRVSVGVPNLGINFGHDFPTDQLVPIPNLIPSLGPLQFGAVFVMVKMHNSGSNLNLQVQLQAGIVINNAPLFPIKFDLFKGHLHNKTNECNGGR from the exons ATGTACTTCTTAGCTTTATTTCTTCGCATCGCGGCGGCACAAGCCA ATGTAGCCCCAATCCAAGAACCAATCGATGGGGGTCTATACGAAGTCGTGACATCTTCGCGAAGTGCTCGGCTCAATTGCGGACACATCCAGCTGCCATTCGGATGCCGAATCAGCGATGACTGCTCTGCGAAGACTTGTAAAATCGGATTAATGGGTCTCACCTTTGTTTTCAGCGTCAAAATCAACAAATGCGCGAGCCCACTGACAGTTAGGGTCAGCGTCGGG GTCCCCAACTTAGGCATCAACTTCGGTCACGACTTTCCCACGGATCAGCTAGTCCCAATCCCCAACCTTATCCCCAGTCTCGGACCTCTCCAATTCGGCGCTGTGTTTGTCATGGTCAAGATGCATAATAGCGGCTCCAACCTCAACCTCCAG GTACAACTTCAGGCTGGCATAGTGATCAACAATGCTCCTCTTTTCCCCATCAAGTTCGACTTGTTCAAAGGTCACCTTCACAACAAGACCAACGAATGCAACGGGG GTCGCTAG